In Scleropages formosus chromosome 10, fSclFor1.1, whole genome shotgun sequence, a single genomic region encodes these proteins:
- the LOC108938315 gene encoding 26S proteasome non-ATPase regulatory subunit 8-like yields MAAALKDTVALYENLKSEWNKKNPSLNKCGDILSKLKVSLLELNFLPTSGTKLTKQQLILARDVLEIGALWSILKKDIPSFERYMSQLKCYYFDYKDELPESAYMHQLLGLNLLFLLSQNRVSEFHTELERLSARDIQTNVYIRHPVSLEQYLMEGSYNKVFLAKGNIPAQSYTFFIDILLDTIRDEIAGCIEKAYEQIQFNAATRVLFFSSSKKMTEYAKKRGWILNANGYYSFSSCQQRTEEATIPSTELAQQVIEYARQLEMIV; encoded by the exons ATGGCGGCCGCACTGAAAGACACTGTGGCGCTCTACGAGAATTTGAAGTCCGAGTGGAACAAGAAGAACCCGAGCCTTAACAAATGTGGCGATATTTTGAGCAAACTCAAG GTTTCTTTGCTGGAACTCAATTTCTTACCAACTTCGGGAACCAAGCTCACCAAGCAGCAGCTGATTTTAGCcc GTGATGTGCTGGAAATCGGTGCTCTGTGGAGCATCCTGAAGAAGGACATCCCTTCCTTTGAGAGATACATGTCACAGCTCAAATGCTACTACTTTGACTACAA AGATGAGTTGCCGGAGTCAGCCTATATGCACCAGTTGCTGGGTCTGAATTTGCTCTTCCTGCTGTCCCAAAACCGGGTTTCCGAATTCCACACAGAGCTGGAGAGACTGAGCGCTCGAGATATTCAAACTAATGTCTACATCCGACACCCTGTGTCTCTGGAGCAG tatttgATGGAAGGCAGCTACAACAAAGTGTTTCTTGCCAAAGGAAATATTCCTGCACAAAGTTACACCTTTTTCATTGATATCCTGCTGGACACTATTCG AGATGAAATTGCGGGCTGCATCGAGAAGGCATATGAGCAGATCCAGTTTAATGCGGCCACACGtgtgctgtttttctcctcGTCCAAGAAGATGACGGAGTATGCCAAGAAG AGAGGCTGGATTCTGAATGCCAATGGTTACTACTCATTCAGCAGTTGTCAGCAGCGCACAGAGGAAGCAACAATTCCCTCCACAGAACTGGCTCAGCAGGTCATCGAGTACGCCCGGCAGCTGGAGATGATTGTGTAG